The Chitinophaga caeni genome segment ATTTTATTTTCTATTTTAGTTTACTTACAATTTCTTCCAACCTGTTATGTGCCATGTTAATTCCTTTAGCCATACCAACACCAACTTTCAGCATCTGGTCCCTGATATCATTTGATCGGTAAATAATTTGCATATCCAGCTTACTGCGATCATCAGATATCTTTGTAAATTCCAGGTATTCCAGTTGCACTTCGAAGGGAGCGCCTTCCATTTCGAAAGTCCTGGTAATTTTTTCATCCGGGATAAATTCGTGGATGACGCCATTTGCCTGGAAGAGCACATTCCCTTCCTGGTCGGAAGTTTGGAACTTCCATCCACCGTGCTTTTTACTTTCCAATTTGATCACCTTGGTACCCATCCATTGTTCCACGATTTGCGGTTCAACATAGGCTTTAAACAACAGTTCAACAGGCAATTCAAACTCGCGGGTAATCCTTAAATCCTGTTTACCGTCTTCGGCATTTACTTTGGTTTTTGGTTCCATGGGTAGTTATTTTTTTGATTTATAATTTTTCATGATGGATTCTAGCTTATCGAACCTCTCTTCCCATAGTTTGCGGAAGGGTTCAACAAAATCTGCGATCTCTTTCATTTTTTCCGGATTTAGATGATAGTAAATTTCACGCCCGCGCTGTTGCTGTTCCAACAGTTCGCATTCGGTGAGTATCTGTAAATGCTTGGAAACGGTGGGCCTTGCCGAATTAAAATTGGCGGCAATGGCGCCGGCCGTCATAGCTTGCGATGCTACTAATAAAAGTATCATCCTACGTGTAGGATCCGCAATTGCTTGAAAAACATCTCTCCTCAGGTTCATTTGGTAGTCATTTGACTACAAATATATATGTAGTTATTTAGCTACGCAAATTTTTTAAGCATTTTTTCAAAAAAAAATCATTGTTGTCCGATTAAAATTGATTCAAGCTTTGCTATATTCCTTGCCAGTTATGGAATACCAGCTAAGGATGATATGTTCTACATACGGGGTAGCTCCCCCCAAGAAAACAAGAATGCTCCGCACTGTTGATAGCGAACGAAAGCCTGGTGTCACAGTAATACAAAAGCTCCATCGGGCGATCAAATTGGCGGCCGTAATGCCAATTTGTGCCCTTTTTTGGTACTCGTATGTTTGAAAAATAATTGGTTTCTTTGGAGAACAAGAAATGGGCAGATGGGCATTGAGTCGAACCTTTAACGGAGAGCGTTGTTCTTCCACATTGAAAATTTAGTTGGACAACAATGAAAAAAAATCTAAATATTTATAAATCAATATCTCGATTATAAATGAACAAGTAGTTATAACGGCAGGGATCCGGCAACTTTAATTTCCCCGGTTAGAATAGTGATCAATTTAACTTGTATACCCAAAGAATGGGTTGAGCATACAAATAATAAGAACCGTTTCTTATATTTCGATTTTTAACCCGATAATTTATACTTATGAAATGTTTTTATTTGTCATTTAGCCTATTGACAATTGTATTTTGTCAAACTTCAGTAGCTCAATACATTGTTAATCAAAAAGACTCCATTCAATCTGCAAATTTCAAAATCAATGGTACCGGGACTGCTTCGCGTTTTACCACCAGCTCCGCCCCGGCACCAGGCAGTACTGCGCATATTGGTTTTACAAGTAGCTCGAACGAAACATCTGGTCGCAGGTGGAATTTCAACCTAGAAGGACTGGAAACAGGGGGAACAGCTGGTTCTAATTTTACAATTTCATCTTTCAATGATGCCGGCAATTACCTACTTACACCGTTTTCGATTAACAGGTCAACCGGTTACGTTGGAATAGGGACAACTAATCCTACCGCGCGATTAGACGTAAGGGGAACGATCCATGTTTTTAACGATCCTTCCAGCCAAAGTTTTATAAGCCTGGGAAGTAGCGAGATCAACCGCTGGGCATGGGTAAAATTATCTAATATAGACCCTAATTCTCCAGACGGGATAGTTTTATATGAAAACAATACAGGCATCGGGGGCGGTTCAGGTGGCCGGATCTTGATAAAGAAAGAAGGCTACGTAGGCATCGGGACACTTAATCCCAGTGCTCGATTGCATGTTTCGAATGGGACTCAAAGTGTACTGCTCGCAACGGGAACAAACACATCACCCTATACCCTGAGTATCGGTGCCAATGATGATGGTGTCAATATAAGTAACAACTCCTCATACCGGGGATTTAAATTTAATAACGCTAACGGTGCTTTATTCACGATCTCAAACCAAGGAAATGTTTGTATTGGAACAACAGACTCTAAAGGATATAAACTAGCTGTTAATGGCGATGCTGTATTCACAAAAGTGAAAGTCAAAGCAGTAGCTAATTGGCCTGATTATGTATTCGACAAGAATTATCCGAATCCTTCCTTGGAAGATATCGGCTCCTATATCAAGTTACACAAACACTTACCGGGGATTCCAACCGCTGAAGAAGTCCAGCAAAACGGCGTGGACCTAGGTGAAATTAACACGAAGCTTTTGCAAAAAATCGAGGAATTAACATTACATATGATAGAGATGGATAAAGAAATTAAGCGCCTGGAACAGAAGCTAGAAAACCGACATGATTAAAAACGATTACAAACTTTAGGAGCTATATCATTAACTGGTAATGCTCCTAAAGTTTGCAATATTCATCACCCTGGACCATAAGCAAGGTAATATATCAAAGTTACTTGACACTAAACCCACTCTGAAGGCGCTTTCCCGTACTTCTTCTTAAACGAATAAGAAAAATGCGACAGGGATTCAAATCCTAGATCCAGGTAAATTTCTGATGGCTTGCGCCTTTTCTCAATAAGATGGCGGGCTTCGGTCAACCTTCTTTCTTGTAACCACTGGCGTGGCGCGGCACCGAATATTTTTTGAAAGTCACGCTTGAAACCTGCTAAACTCCTCCCGGTTAGCCTGGCAAACTTTTCGATAGGAATATTGTAATGAAAATTACTTAACATAAATTTTTCAAGGTCTATCTTGTGTGGTTCTGAAAAATCAAATAAAAAATCTTTCAGTTCGGGCAGGGTATTAATAAGCAAGTATACAGCTTCCCTGACTTTCAGCATCCCCATAGCGGTGGTAATTTTTTCCTTGGGATGATGCACGTAAGGAATGATAGAATCGAAAAATGAACGTAAAAATTCATTTACCGGGATCAGGACATTCGGTGGGCCACCGTATTTACGGTTAACTTCGATATTTTCTTCCAGCGCAATCGTGCGGAGCAATTCTTCATTTAAATGAATGAGAATCGTTTGATAATCCTCCCCTTCCAAAGGCTGTTTCGTAATCTCTCCCAATTGGTTCTTCCGCATTAATAGCATCTCACCTCGCCGCATAGAAATTTTTTGCCCCGCTGTTTCCAATGTAAAGTGACCGGAAACCTGTAATACCAAGGCAGTTTTTTCCAGGAATCCTCCCTTCTCCCGCCTCATATTCGTAAGGAAAGTGTGAAAAAGGACTCCCGGGATTATTTCAGATGGATGTGCTGTCATGACGTAAATATACTATATCCGGCTTGCTTATCAGCGTTGCAGATATGTGCCGCCCAATATAGCGCCTTCAGCAAAATGCGTATTTAATAAATCCATTTCTTCTTGGCTGTACTTGATATCCATTGCCTTGATATTTTCATTAATCCGGGATCTGCGGCTCATACTCACCAAGGGCATAATATAATCCCCCTGCGTATTTACCCAAGCTATGGCAAGCTGGGTAGGAGTAACTCCCCTGTCTTTTGCCATTTGTTTTAATAACTCAACCTTCCCCAGGTTTTTAACGAGGTTCTCTCCTTGAAAACGTGGAAAATGATTTTGGTAATCCCCGGCATTCAGCGGCGCTTTCATATTTCCACTAAGTAGACCTTCTGCCGTGTTGGCAAAAGCCACTACACCGATCCCCAATTCTTTCGCGGCAGGCAATAACTCGTTCTCAATTCCACGATCAGCGAGGGAATAGCCTATTTCAAGTGCGGCAACAGGGTGTATAGCATGTACTTTGCGTAATTGCTCTGCCGTGATTTCTGAAACACCGAGGTGACGGACTTTCCCTTCTTGAATCAAATCGGCGATAGTACCAATTATGTCCTCGACAGGAACGCTGTTATCAATACGGCAAGGTTGGTAAAGATCGATGGTATCTACCCCCAATCTTACCAGGGAATAATTGATAAAGTTCTTGATAGCAACGGGCCTAAGATCCAAGCCAAGCATTTGGTTTCCATAAAATATTCCGCCGAACTTAACACTGATAAAAGCATCGTCTCTCCTGCCCTTTATTGCTTTACCTACCAGCAG includes the following:
- a CDS encoding SRPBCC domain-containing protein; amino-acid sequence: MEPKTKVNAEDGKQDLRITREFELPVELLFKAYVEPQIVEQWMGTKVIKLESKKHGGWKFQTSDQEGNVLFQANGVIHEFIPDEKITRTFEMEGAPFEVQLEYLEFTKISDDRSKLDMQIIYRSNDIRDQMLKVGVGMAKGINMAHNRLEEIVSKLK
- a CDS encoding ArsR/SmtB family transcription factor, which translates into the protein MNLRRDVFQAIADPTRRMILLLVASQAMTAGAIAANFNSARPTVSKHLQILTECELLEQQQRGREIYYHLNPEKMKEIADFVEPFRKLWEERFDKLESIMKNYKSKK
- a CDS encoding helix-turn-helix domain-containing protein; this encodes MTAHPSEIIPGVLFHTFLTNMRREKGGFLEKTALVLQVSGHFTLETAGQKISMRRGEMLLMRKNQLGEITKQPLEGEDYQTILIHLNEELLRTIALEENIEVNRKYGGPPNVLIPVNEFLRSFFDSIIPYVHHPKEKITTAMGMLKVREAVYLLINTLPELKDFLFDFSEPHKIDLEKFMLSNFHYNIPIEKFARLTGRSLAGFKRDFQKIFGAAPRQWLQERRLTEARHLIEKRRKPSEIYLDLGFESLSHFSYSFKKKYGKAPSEWV
- a CDS encoding aldo/keto reductase, which encodes MKTVKLGESGPVVSKLGLGCMRMSPVWGGEAKDENESIATIQMALDNGINFLNTGDFYGSGHNELLVGKAIKGRRDDAFISVKFGGIFYGNQMLGLDLRPVAIKNFINYSLVRLGVDTIDLYQPCRIDNSVPVEDIIGTIADLIQEGKVRHLGVSEITAEQLRKVHAIHPVAALEIGYSLADRGIENELLPAAKELGIGVVAFANTAEGLLSGNMKAPLNAGDYQNHFPRFQGENLVKNLGKVELLKQMAKDRGVTPTQLAIAWVNTQGDYIMPLVSMSRRSRINENIKAMDIKYSQEEMDLLNTHFAEGAILGGTYLQR